A window from Rhizosphaericola mali encodes these proteins:
- the dnaE gene encoding DNA polymerase III subunit alpha: protein MLLNVHSYYSLRYGTLSIEQLLEGAKVCGYTTIVLTDINNTAFALEFIYQSREKKIKGLAGVEFRNEEELLFIGIAQSIEGFREMNELLTITNRYKKKLPECAPDWKYVYVIYPYGKKKIHSLKSFEYIGVRPFHLNKIRLEDADNYKKYVMWYPITYHRRGGYLLHKQLRAIDHNILLSQLEKGQYALKNESYISSEELLCKYKDFPIIIGNTLALLCQCKFEFDYEEVKNKQCFSESFEKDKEILLTKTLAGFSQRYGADNATALARIYKEIDIIVACKYAAYFLITDDICTYARNKGYYYVGRGSGANSVVAYCLGITEVDPIELNLYFERFLNVKRKNPPDFDIDFCWNQRDDVYSYIFSKYGNEHVALMGSMSKFKDRSIVRELGKIYGLPKSEIDQLVRDPNAVVNKNEVTNLIISVSEKMRNFPNQRTIHASGVLISERPLSYYGAIDYPPKGLPTVQFDMYTAEAINMEKLDVLSQRGIGHINDCIQIIQENKGEVVDVHRPKDFFQDIKIAQQLVSANTIGCFYIESPAMRQLLTKLECSTYAVLVAASSIIRPGVASSGMMKTYIECHRRPNEVKYLHPVFKEQLEETYGVMVYQEDVMKIGHHFGGLDLAEADVLRRMMNNKYREDANSEIIALKTKFFENCKAKGYEDATIELVWNQMKSFAGFSFNKAHSASYAVESYQSLFLKTYYPLEFMVAVLNNYGGFYGRKVYINEARKFGATIHLPDINKSGLQAKIYGTDIYLGWDGVLNLEQAFVHRLVSERMENGDYLNLENFIIRTNVGLEQMIVLIRCGAFSMMGKEKKVLLWEAHLFLSSQSSKAVAAPTLLTLSETKVHLPMLETSIEEDVYDEIELLELPITESMFFLAKSNYRGSAFAKDLLQLEGLAVRMVLDFICDKTVRTKNQQYMKFGTFLDMYGDFVDTIHFPPSLKAFPLNGMGLYLVEGIVVVDFGCAAVEVQRCAKMPLKPDPRSV from the coding sequence ATGCTACTCAACGTTCATAGTTATTATAGTTTGCGCTATGGTACGTTGAGTATCGAACAATTGCTGGAAGGAGCAAAGGTTTGTGGTTATACTACAATCGTGTTGACAGATATTAATAACACAGCTTTTGCACTCGAATTTATTTATCAATCGAGAGAAAAGAAAATTAAAGGACTGGCTGGCGTAGAATTTAGAAATGAGGAAGAATTATTATTTATCGGAATTGCACAGAGTATAGAAGGTTTTCGGGAAATGAACGAGCTTCTAACTATAACAAATAGATATAAAAAGAAGTTACCTGAGTGTGCACCTGATTGGAAATATGTGTATGTTATTTATCCTTATGGAAAGAAAAAAATACATAGTTTGAAATCATTTGAATATATAGGAGTACGTCCTTTTCATTTGAACAAAATTCGTTTGGAAGATGCCGATAACTATAAAAAATATGTGATGTGGTATCCTATTACGTATCACCGCAGAGGTGGTTATCTTTTACATAAACAGCTAAGAGCGATCGATCATAATATACTATTATCTCAATTGGAAAAAGGACAATATGCACTGAAAAACGAATCCTATATTTCTTCTGAAGAATTATTATGTAAGTATAAAGATTTTCCTATTATAATAGGTAATACGCTAGCTTTATTATGCCAATGTAAATTTGAATTTGATTATGAAGAAGTGAAAAATAAGCAATGTTTTAGTGAAAGTTTCGAAAAAGATAAAGAGATTTTATTAACTAAAACTTTAGCAGGCTTTTCACAGAGATATGGTGCAGATAATGCCACTGCATTAGCGAGAATATACAAGGAGATAGATATCATTGTAGCGTGTAAATATGCTGCTTATTTTTTGATAACCGACGATATATGCACCTATGCACGGAATAAAGGTTATTATTATGTAGGTCGGGGTAGTGGCGCAAATTCTGTAGTCGCTTATTGTTTGGGTATTACAGAAGTGGATCCGATTGAGTTGAATTTGTATTTTGAACGATTTCTAAATGTAAAAAGAAAAAATCCTCCTGATTTTGATATTGATTTTTGTTGGAACCAACGTGATGATGTTTATAGTTATATTTTTTCTAAATATGGAAATGAGCATGTCGCCCTGATGGGGTCGATGAGCAAATTTAAAGATCGTAGTATAGTACGCGAATTGGGAAAAATATACGGACTTCCCAAATCGGAAATAGATCAATTGGTTAGAGATCCTAATGCGGTTGTTAATAAAAATGAAGTGACGAACTTGATCATTTCCGTATCAGAAAAGATGCGAAATTTTCCTAACCAAAGAACGATACATGCTAGTGGTGTCTTGATTTCCGAACGTCCATTGTCTTATTATGGTGCGATAGATTATCCTCCGAAAGGTTTGCCTACAGTACAGTTTGATATGTATACAGCAGAGGCTATCAATATGGAAAAATTAGATGTATTGTCTCAGCGTGGTATAGGTCATATCAATGATTGTATTCAAATTATTCAAGAAAATAAAGGAGAAGTCGTAGATGTACATCGCCCCAAAGATTTTTTTCAAGATATAAAAATTGCACAGCAATTGGTTTCGGCAAATACGATTGGATGCTTTTATATAGAAAGTCCTGCGATGCGTCAATTACTTACTAAATTAGAATGTAGTACTTATGCGGTATTGGTAGCAGCGAGCTCAATTATTCGCCCAGGCGTTGCGAGTAGTGGCATGATGAAAACGTATATAGAATGTCATCGTCGACCCAATGAAGTAAAATATTTGCATCCGGTTTTTAAGGAGCAGTTGGAAGAAACGTATGGAGTAATGGTGTATCAAGAAGATGTAATGAAAATTGGCCATCATTTTGGAGGTTTGGATCTTGCGGAGGCAGATGTATTGCGGCGAATGATGAATAATAAATATCGTGAAGATGCCAATAGTGAAATTATAGCATTAAAAACTAAATTTTTTGAAAATTGTAAGGCGAAAGGCTATGAAGATGCTACAATTGAGCTCGTATGGAATCAGATGAAATCATTTGCCGGGTTTTCGTTCAATAAAGCACATAGTGCGAGCTATGCAGTCGAAAGCTATCAAAGCCTTTTTTTGAAAACCTATTATCCACTAGAATTTATGGTAGCGGTTTTGAATAACTATGGCGGATTTTATGGACGAAAAGTATATATTAATGAAGCTAGAAAATTTGGAGCAACGATCCACTTGCCCGATATCAATAAGAGTGGATTGCAGGCGAAAATATATGGAACTGATATATATTTAGGATGGGATGGCGTATTGAATTTGGAACAAGCATTTGTACATAGATTAGTTTCTGAACGGATGGAAAACGGCGATTACCTTAATTTGGAAAATTTTATTATTCGTACAAATGTAGGCTTGGAACAGATGATCGTCTTAATACGTTGTGGTGCATTTAGTATGATGGGAAAAGAAAAAAAAGTATTACTATGGGAAGCGCATTTATTCCTGTCGTCCCAATCGAGTAAGGCTGTTGCAGCCCCAACTTTATTGACTTTGTCAGAAACAAAAGTTCATTTGCCCATGCTGGAGACCTCAATCGAAGAAGATGTATATGATGAGATAGAACTATTGGAGTTGCCGATAACAGAATCTATGTTTTTTTTGGCAAAGAGCAACTATAGGGGCTCGGCATTTGCCAAAGATTTATTGCAATTAGAAGGTTTAGCTGTACGTATGGTATTAGATTTTATATGTGATAAAACCGTGCGAACAAAAAATCAACAGTATATGAAGTTCGGAACGTTTTTGGATATGTACGGCGACTTTGTTGATACAATACACTTTCCTCCATCTTTAAAAGCATTTCCATTAAATGGTATGGGATTGTATTTGGTAGAAGGAATCGTTGTTGTAGATTTTGGTTGTGCCGCAGTAGAAGTGCAACGTTGTGCAAAAATGCCATTAAAACCAGACCCTAGAAGTGTTTAA
- a CDS encoding alcohol dehydrogenase catalytic domain-containing protein — MKAVIVENNQRIVVDNIPQPQNAAPEHILIKMEYIGINPGDRVFLSGMLPKGFFPSSRYDIAGVSGVGKVLAVGEGVPSHYLGKYVTIYRSLQFSDEIVGTWSEYSHMHYMQCAILPDAVEPKLYSGSLVNTITSYAFLKQIQAQNKKAIICTAGTSATGIALLGFSLVYHFPIISIVRTQEGKEQLEKLGAKNIIVQTDPHFQTQLQTLASELEATAVFDGVGGKIINDIIAYLPMNTAIYSYGYLDTKTPLSFPSSVLVKDISLQSFSNFKTETVQNKQQLTIALDAISQVLHMPHFTTKIGKTFSLDEVEEALSYTSNDGGKAIFKI, encoded by the coding sequence ATGAAAGCCGTTATCGTTGAAAATAATCAAAGAATCGTCGTTGACAATATCCCACAACCTCAAAATGCAGCACCCGAACATATACTGATCAAAATGGAATATATAGGCATTAATCCTGGCGACCGAGTGTTCTTATCCGGTATGTTACCCAAAGGATTTTTTCCATCCAGCCGTTACGATATTGCGGGAGTGTCTGGTGTAGGAAAAGTGTTAGCCGTGGGAGAAGGCGTACCAAGTCATTATTTGGGTAAATATGTGACGATCTACCGTTCCTTGCAGTTTAGCGATGAAATTGTAGGTACGTGGAGCGAATATAGTCACATGCACTATATGCAGTGTGCCATATTACCAGACGCAGTAGAACCTAAACTATACTCAGGATCATTGGTAAATACAATCACCTCCTATGCATTTTTAAAACAAATACAAGCGCAAAATAAGAAAGCAATTATTTGCACTGCGGGAACTTCTGCTACAGGCATTGCATTATTGGGGTTTAGTTTGGTATATCATTTCCCTATTATTTCCATCGTCAGAACCCAAGAAGGAAAAGAACAATTGGAAAAATTAGGTGCAAAAAATATTATAGTTCAAACTGATCCACATTTTCAAACACAATTACAAACGCTCGCATCCGAATTAGAAGCAACAGCCGTTTTTGATGGAGTTGGTGGTAAAATAATCAATGATATTATTGCATATTTACCGATGAATACCGCAATTTATAGTTATGGTTATTTGGATACAAAAACGCCGTTATCCTTTCCTTCTAGCGTATTGGTGAAAGATATTTCCCTACAAAGTTTTAGTAATTTCAAAACAGAGACCGTACAAAACAAACAACAACTTACAATTGCTTTGGATGCAATTAGTCAAGTATTACACATGCCACATTTCACCACTAAAATCGGAAAAACATTTAGTCTTGACGAAGTGGAGGAGGCACTATCCTATACCTCCAATGATGGCGGTAAAGCTATTTTTAAAATATAA
- a CDS encoding exonuclease domain-containing protein — MQEKEYAIVDIETTGGHCAVSGITDIAIVIHDGQKVIDRYETLINPVQHIPYFIESLTGISNEMVKNAPLFEDVASEIYSWLNGRVFVAHNVNFDFSFVSHYLSLAGYSLKAPKLCTVRMSRRVVPGLTSYSLGNLCASLNIPIYNRHRAGGDADATAELFTYLNALDTEDCVEDMLKRGKKEHILPPNLSKGEFEKLPTATGVYFFLDNKFKVIYVGKAKNIQKRVGQHFTGNNTGSQRQNFLREIHHIRFEICGTELMAFLLEAAEIKHRWPKYNRSLKQFEPKYGLFEYYDINGFKRLAIGRVTRNQQCLQYFSSEEDGRDLLHALVKDFSLCSKKCMLGSCQFVANCYSCTIWEDTKDAYNERVEDAIAHLHNYLSSYIIVDKGRDEGEKSIIWIENGIFWGMGYVDINQDITDMEIVQSSLTRYNSCHYMVQLVNTFAFENPQKTIMK, encoded by the coding sequence ATGCAAGAAAAAGAATATGCAATAGTAGATATTGAAACGACTGGTGGGCACTGTGCTGTGTCAGGTATCACAGATATTGCCATTGTTATACATGATGGACAGAAAGTAATAGATCGTTATGAAACGTTAATTAATCCAGTGCAACATATTCCCTATTTTATAGAATCTCTGACGGGTATCAGTAATGAAATGGTGAAAAATGCGCCGCTATTTGAAGATGTTGCATCGGAAATCTATAGTTGGTTAAATGGTCGTGTATTTGTAGCGCATAACGTTAATTTTGATTTTTCATTTGTGTCTCATTATTTGTCATTAGCGGGTTATAGTCTGAAAGCTCCCAAACTATGTACAGTGCGTATGAGTCGCAGGGTCGTCCCGGGATTAACTTCTTATAGTTTGGGCAATCTATGTGCCTCGTTAAATATTCCGATATATAACAGACATCGTGCTGGTGGAGATGCAGATGCTACTGCGGAACTATTTACATATTTAAATGCTTTAGATACGGAAGATTGCGTAGAGGATATGCTGAAGCGAGGTAAGAAAGAACATATTTTGCCGCCAAATTTATCCAAAGGAGAATTTGAAAAATTACCTACGGCGACGGGTGTTTATTTTTTTCTAGATAATAAATTTAAAGTTATTTATGTCGGTAAAGCTAAGAATATCCAAAAAAGAGTAGGGCAACATTTTACGGGAAATAATACGGGCTCACAACGACAAAATTTTTTACGGGAAATACATCATATTAGATTTGAGATATGTGGAACAGAATTAATGGCATTCTTGTTAGAAGCCGCAGAAATAAAGCATCGTTGGCCCAAATACAATCGCTCTTTGAAACAATTTGAACCCAAATATGGCTTATTTGAATACTATGATATTAATGGATTTAAAAGATTGGCAATTGGTCGCGTTACACGCAATCAGCAATGTTTGCAATATTTTTCTAGTGAAGAAGATGGCCGAGATTTATTGCATGCGCTAGTCAAAGATTTTTCCTTATGTTCCAAGAAATGTATGTTAGGTAGTTGTCAGTTTGTTGCTAATTGTTATAGTTGTACTATTTGGGAAGATACAAAAGATGCTTATAATGAAAGAGTAGAAGATGCAATTGCTCATTTACATAATTATTTGTCTAGTTATATAATCGTAGATAAAGGACGCGACGAAGGCGAAAAAAGTATAATCTGGATAGAAAATGGGATTTTTTGGGGTATGGGATATGTGGATATCAATCAAGATATTACTGATATGGAAATAGTACAATCGAGCTTGACAAGATACAATAGTTGCCATTATATGGTGCAGCTAGTTAATACTTTTGCTTTTGAAAATCCCCAAAAGACAATTATGAAGTAG
- the dinB gene encoding DNA polymerase IV, translating into MMQEVNRHIVHMDLDSFFVSVERLKDIRLKGKPILVGGFSDRAVVASCSYEARQLGVHSAMPMRLARQLCPEATIIRGDMEEYAKYSRIVTEIISEVAPVVEKASIDEHYLDITGLDRFFGCWQWTRELRQRIIDHTGLPISFGLSINKTVSKIATGQAKPDGELQVPDGTEKIFLSPLSIRKIPMVGEKTYISLRNMGISKIGTLQQMELPTMAKVMGQNGIMIWKKANALDDAPVTPYSEQKSMSKETTFEQDTTDMEKLRKVLFRMVDELAFELRSMGKITGCLTLKIRYANFDTHTKQIQLPYTASDKVILEKVMDLFRKLYSRRMLIRLVGIRLSQLIHGSFQTDMFNDKIEELNLLSALDNIRVKYGQDIIKRAFLQTKDLKDATQRS; encoded by the coding sequence ATGATGCAAGAGGTTAATCGACATATTGTACACATGGATTTGGATTCTTTTTTCGTATCTGTTGAGCGATTAAAGGATATAAGGTTGAAGGGAAAACCGATACTCGTAGGTGGATTTTCTGATAGAGCTGTTGTTGCTTCTTGTTCGTACGAGGCGCGTCAGTTAGGTGTACACTCTGCTATGCCAATGCGTCTAGCTCGACAGTTATGTCCTGAGGCCACGATCATTAGAGGTGATATGGAGGAATATGCTAAATACTCGCGTATTGTGACAGAAATTATTTCAGAAGTTGCACCGGTCGTGGAGAAGGCAAGTATTGATGAGCATTATTTGGATATTACGGGATTGGATCGATTTTTTGGCTGTTGGCAATGGACGAGAGAGTTGCGTCAACGGATAATCGATCACACAGGGTTGCCTATTTCATTTGGACTTTCGATTAATAAAACAGTATCCAAAATCGCCACGGGACAAGCAAAACCTGATGGAGAATTACAAGTGCCCGATGGTACGGAAAAAATATTTTTATCTCCATTATCTATTCGAAAAATTCCCATGGTAGGAGAGAAGACCTATATCAGTTTGCGTAATATGGGCATTAGTAAAATAGGTACTTTACAGCAAATGGAATTACCTACGATGGCCAAGGTGATGGGGCAAAATGGGATTATGATTTGGAAAAAAGCAAATGCGTTGGATGATGCGCCGGTAACTCCTTATTCCGAACAAAAGTCGATGAGTAAAGAAACTACATTCGAACAGGATACGACCGATATGGAAAAATTACGCAAAGTGCTTTTTCGAATGGTAGATGAGCTGGCTTTTGAGTTGCGTAGTATGGGAAAAATTACAGGATGTCTGACGCTCAAAATCCGCTATGCCAATTTTGATACGCATACTAAACAAATTCAGCTCCCCTACACCGCTTCGGATAAAGTGATTTTGGAAAAAGTCATGGACTTATTTCGCAAGTTATATAGTCGTCGTATGTTGATACGTTTGGTCGGGATCCGCTTGAGCCAATTGATTCATGGTAGCTTTCAAACAGATATGTTTAATGATAAAATTGAAGAATTGAATCTTTTATCTGCGCTAGATAATATTAGAGTCAAATATGGTCAAGATATTATCAAGAGAGCCTTTTTACAAACTAAAGATTTAAAAGATGCTACTCAACGTTCATAG
- a CDS encoding winged helix-turn-helix transcriptional regulator — protein MTAIKISSSNQLNKKAIEIKCPVAYTLHKIGGRWKARVINQLLSGAKRYSELRKSLSPITEKMLIQTLKELESDGIITRHTFEVIPPHVEYDLTELGHELKPVLMAMIQWGLKHNKKEKSSIGVA, from the coding sequence ATGACAGCTATAAAGATATCGTCTTCTAATCAGTTAAATAAGAAAGCCATAGAGATAAAATGCCCCGTAGCTTACACGTTGCATAAGATTGGTGGTAGATGGAAAGCGCGCGTGATTAATCAGTTATTGTCAGGTGCAAAAAGGTATAGCGAACTTAGAAAATCTTTATCTCCCATTACCGAAAAAATGTTGATCCAGACATTGAAAGAACTAGAATCGGATGGCATTATTACGCGTCACACATTTGAAGTAATTCCGCCACATGTTGAATATGATCTTACTGAATTAGGGCATGAATTGAAACCTGTACTTATGGCAATGATTCAGTGGGGCTTGAAACATAATAAGAAAGAGAAATCTTCCATAGGCGTTGCGTAG
- a CDS encoding NAD(P)-dependent alcohol dehydrogenase, with protein MIQAKGYAAQSPTEDLAPWDFERREVGPHDVQIEILYCGVCHSDLHQIKNDWFPGVFPMVPGHEIVGRIVKVGDHVKNFKVDELAGVGCMVDSCQECENCKNDLEQYCLEGNTQTYNNLDRSGVPTYGGYSNNVVVREEFVLHVSDKLDLAATAPLLCAGITTYSPLRHWKVGKGHKLAILGLGGLGHMGVKWGVAFGADVTVLSTSPSKEAAAKELGAHHFVVTSDPAQLEAVKGSFDFILDTVSAPHDMNMYLSLLKTNGTHICVGVPPKPMEVAAFALLGGRKSVAGSGIGGIKETQEMLDFAAEHNIVSDIELINIKDISTAYERMLRGDVRYRFVIDNATL; from the coding sequence ATGATACAAGCGAAAGGATATGCGGCGCAAAGCCCGACCGAAGATTTAGCGCCATGGGATTTTGAAAGAAGAGAAGTCGGACCGCACGACGTACAGATAGAGATTTTATATTGCGGTGTTTGTCATTCAGATTTACATCAAATTAAAAACGATTGGTTTCCTGGTGTATTTCCGATGGTGCCAGGACATGAAATTGTCGGTCGTATCGTCAAAGTTGGTGACCATGTAAAGAATTTTAAAGTAGATGAATTGGCTGGCGTTGGTTGCATGGTAGATTCTTGTCAAGAATGCGAAAATTGTAAAAATGATTTGGAGCAATATTGTCTAGAAGGCAATACGCAGACGTATAATAATCTCGACAGAAGCGGCGTGCCTACATACGGCGGGTATTCTAATAACGTCGTTGTACGTGAAGAGTTTGTTTTGCACGTTTCTGATAAATTAGACCTTGCCGCAACTGCGCCTTTATTGTGTGCCGGTATTACGACATATTCTCCACTAAGACACTGGAAAGTAGGAAAAGGACACAAATTGGCGATTTTGGGTTTGGGTGGATTAGGACACATGGGCGTAAAATGGGGCGTTGCATTTGGTGCGGACGTTACCGTTTTATCTACGTCTCCATCCAAAGAAGCTGCCGCGAAAGAATTGGGCGCGCATCATTTCGTAGTGACTTCAGATCCTGCGCAATTAGAAGCGGTGAAAGGAAGTTTTGATTTTATTTTGGATACAGTTTCCGCTCCGCATGACATGAATATGTATTTGTCCTTATTAAAAACGAATGGTACGCATATATGCGTAGGAGTACCACCCAAACCAATGGAAGTTGCAGCATTTGCCTTGTTAGGTGGTAGAAAAAGTGTGGCCGGTTCTGGTATTGGTGGGATTAAAGAAACACAAGAAATGTTGGACTTTGCAGCCGAGCATAATATTGTTTCGGATATTGAATTGATCAATATCAAAGATATCTCTACCGCTTACGAAAGAATGTTGAGAGGGGATGTTCGTTATCGTTTTGTAATTGATAATGCTACGTTGTAG